In Candidatus Falkowbacteria bacterium, a genomic segment contains:
- the lysS gene encoding lysine--tRNA ligase, with amino-acid sequence MSERLEDIIAFRKKKLENLLSQGLEAYPSSTARTHELEEVVENFDQLASQTLILVGRVRSLRLMGQLAFAHIDDGTGRLQILLHKTEVGDETFSFFVDNFDTGDFVEATGTLFITKSGEKTLQVTSIRMLSKSLRPLPTEHFGISDEETKLRKRYLDILLDQKTKDLFIKKAIFWDATREFLKDNGFIEMYMPVLESIPGGAEAEPFITHHNALDKDFYLRISLELPLKKMLVAGYPKVFEIGRIFRNEGIDREHLQDYTQLEWYWAYADFSTMMKFVQKMYQHIIQKTFGTLQLDYQGSVIDWSGDWKTLDYFEIFKQYTNLDLNTASEDELKDYATSQHIEFEKTAGRGRLMDLIFKKKIRILPEVSMQPHFLINQPIEIEPLAKKDPHNPKVVQRMQILACGSEMGKGFGELNDPIDQAERFEAQMKLREKGDTEAQMLDTDYLEAMEYGMPPAAGFGFSERNFAIFNDCSVRETVVFPPMKDA; translated from the coding sequence ATGTCAGAACGTTTAGAAGACATCATTGCCTTTAGAAAAAAGAAGCTGGAAAACTTGCTTTCGCAAGGTCTAGAAGCTTATCCAAGTTCAACTGCCCGCACGCATGAACTTGAAGAAGTAGTAGAAAATTTTGATCAACTAGCAAGCCAAACCTTGATATTAGTAGGTCGAGTTCGCTCATTACGATTAATGGGCCAACTTGCTTTTGCTCACATAGACGACGGGACAGGCCGGTTACAAATCTTACTTCATAAAACTGAGGTAGGGGATGAAACGTTTAGTTTTTTTGTTGATAATTTTGATACTGGGGATTTTGTAGAAGCAACTGGTACATTATTCATAACCAAGAGCGGTGAAAAAACCTTGCAAGTTACTTCTATCCGAATGCTATCAAAGTCACTGCGACCATTACCAACCGAACACTTTGGCATTAGTGATGAGGAAACAAAGTTACGCAAACGTTATTTGGATATTTTACTAGATCAAAAAACCAAAGATTTATTTATTAAAAAAGCAATTTTTTGGGATGCGACACGAGAATTTTTAAAAGATAATGGTTTTATTGAAATGTATATGCCGGTTTTGGAGTCAATCCCTGGTGGAGCTGAAGCCGAGCCATTTATCACGCATCATAATGCCCTGGACAAGGATTTTTATTTGCGCATTTCTTTGGAGCTACCGTTGAAGAAAATGTTGGTGGCAGGTTACCCAAAAGTCTTTGAAATTGGACGAATTTTCCGTAACGAAGGAATTGACCGTGAGCACTTGCAGGATTATACTCAATTAGAATGGTACTGGGCTTATGCAGATTTTTCTACCATGATGAAATTTGTACAAAAAATGTACCAACATATTATTCAAAAAACCTTTGGCACCTTGCAACTTGATTATCAGGGCTCTGTTATTGATTGGAGTGGAGATTGGAAAACTTTGGATTATTTTGAGATTTTCAAGCAATATACCAATCTTGATTTGAACACCGCTTCTGAAGACGAGTTGAAAGATTATGCCACATCACAGCATATTGAATTTGAAAAGACTGCTGGCAGAGGACGTTTGATGGATTTAATTTTTAAAAAGAAAATCCGTATTTTGCCAGAAGTTTCAATGCAGCCTCATTTTCTTATCAACCAACCAATTGAAATTGAACCATTAGCTAAAAAAGACCCTCATAATCCAAAAGTTGTTCAACGAATGCAAATTCTGGCTTGTGGCTCTGAAATGGGCAAAGGTTTTGGTGAGTTGAATGATCCAATTGACCAAGCTGAGCGCTTTGAGGCTCAGATGAAATTGCGTGAAAAAGGCGACACAGAAGCGCAGATGCTGGATACTGATTATCTAGAAGCTATGGAGTATGGAATGCCCCCAGCAGCCGGCTTTGGTTTTAGTGAACGAAATTTTGCTATTTTCAATGATTGTTCAGTGCGTGAAACAGTAGTTTTCCCGCCAATGAAAGATGCCTAG
- a CDS encoding T9SS type A sorting domain-containing protein: MKTIFVFLLMVGRLFAQPFEILPSGVTNFLFDVHFVNASTGYVALNNGSYLKTSNSGVSWNEFSSGSPKFITSFFFINEDKGFAVGESGRVFKTTNSGLNWQISSPAEQTLRNIYFLDFLNGYAVGDFSTVIKTTNGGESWFNQIVSSGDALFTDVMFVDGKGYITVATSLTNLFVSTNNGINWTDGKIRGGSIHSKAIDFHAQSGYFAGYEIVPGTYHPLIFKTSNNGETWNEYIIESRGQLYDIAVSPIDPNKACAVGQYVDDLMYGNKALIMRTINGGETWTEEPWGVNGDEFKGVDATSNDFFIVGRNGVILKTSHSVGIFPINNEIPLGYFLSQNFPNPFNPSTKINFSIPKSGKVKLSVFNMVGKEVVVLLDQSLSAGNYTADFDASNLTSGVYFYTLQSENFTETKRMVLVK, translated from the coding sequence ATGAAAACAATTTTTGTTTTTTTATTGATGGTGGGAAGATTATTCGCCCAACCATTTGAAATTCTTCCATCAGGAGTCACAAATTTTCTTTTTGATGTACATTTTGTAAATGCTAGTACCGGATATGTTGCCCTGAATAATGGCTCATATTTAAAGACTTCAAACTCTGGAGTATCCTGGAATGAATTTTCCTCAGGATCGCCAAAATTCATTACTTCATTTTTCTTTATAAATGAGGATAAAGGATTTGCTGTAGGCGAGTCTGGCAGGGTTTTTAAAACAACAAATTCAGGATTAAACTGGCAAATTTCCTCACCGGCGGAGCAAACATTAAGGAATATTTATTTTCTCGACTTTTTGAATGGATACGCGGTTGGAGATTTCTCAACCGTTATCAAAACTACAAATGGGGGAGAAAGTTGGTTTAATCAAATTGTTTCTTCAGGTGATGCTTTATTTACTGATGTTATGTTTGTAGATGGTAAAGGATATATTACTGTTGCTACAAGTCTCACAAATCTTTTTGTTTCTACAAATAATGGCATTAACTGGACTGATGGAAAGATCCGAGGCGGAAGTATCCATAGTAAGGCTATTGATTTTCATGCCCAGAGTGGCTATTTTGCTGGTTATGAAATAGTTCCTGGAACTTATCATCCGTTAATATTCAAAACATCTAATAATGGAGAAACCTGGAATGAATATATAATTGAATCTCGAGGTCAATTGTATGATATTGCTGTTAGTCCGATTGACCCAAATAAAGCCTGTGCTGTTGGTCAATATGTAGATGATTTAATGTATGGAAACAAGGCTTTAATTATGAGAACAATTAACGGAGGAGAAACCTGGACTGAAGAACCATGGGGAGTAAACGGAGATGAATTTAAAGGTGTTGATGCTACTTCTAATGATTTTTTCATTGTTGGTAGAAATGGAGTTATACTAAAGACTTCACACTCAGTTGGAATCTTTCCCATTAACAACGAAATTCCTCTGGGCTATTTTCTCTCTCAAAACTTTCCAAATCCTTTTAATCCATCAACAAAGATCAACTTCTCCATTCCGAAATCTGGGAAGGTAAAGTTATCAGTTTTTAATATGGTGGGGAAAGAAGTCGTAGTACTTTTAGATCAAAGCCTGTCCGCAGGAAATTACACAGCAGACTTTGATGCCTCAAATCTGACCAGTGGTGTGTACTTTTATACACTGCAGTCAGAAAATTTCACAGAAACAAAAAGGATGGTGCTTGTAAAATAA
- a CDS encoding PrgI family protein, with protein MLQFTVPQFIDIEDKIIAAITVRQFVILLVAMVLIAASFKIFSLTPFILISVVIFGIAIIFAFVKINGAAFHYFVLNILQTFKKPRLRVWRKDDTLVGAIEFDAPVKPVEVAHPHQTYSASRLSELSLIVDTKGSYQGESDDDVVVTRDRRDFNF; from the coding sequence ATGCTCCAATTTACTGTTCCACAATTCATAGATATTGAAGACAAAATTATTGCCGCCATCACAGTGCGACAGTTTGTTATTTTATTAGTTGCTATGGTGCTGATCGCTGCAAGTTTTAAAATATTTAGCCTAACACCTTTTATTTTAATAAGTGTAGTAATTTTTGGAATTGCAATTATCTTTGCCTTTGTTAAAATTAATGGAGCTGCTTTTCATTATTTTGTTCTAAATATACTGCAGACTTTTAAAAAACCGCGGTTACGTGTTTGGCGTAAAGATGATACACTGGTAGGAGCAATTGAGTTTGATGCGCCAGTAAAACCGGTTGAAGTTGCACACCCTCATCAAACGTATTCTGCCAGTCGTTTAAGTGAGTTGTCATTAATAGTTGATACGAAAGGTTCATATCAGGGAGAAAGTGATGATGACGTTGTGGTGACTCGTGATCGACGTGACTTTAACTTCTAA